In Erigeron canadensis isolate Cc75 chromosome 6, C_canadensis_v1, whole genome shotgun sequence, the following are encoded in one genomic region:
- the LOC122603887 gene encoding UDP-glycosyltransferase 75C1-like, with translation MTKLINQNQPHFLLVTFPAQGHINPAIQFAKRLVQLGANITFATSISAYRKMRKAGTIPDGFKFTVFSDGFDDGFNPKIHDRAVFMTQLKSQGTRILKETILSSAENGSPVTCLVYTLLLPWAAELARGLNVPTALLWIQPASVLRVYYYYFNGYKELIGDDCNEPSWSVELPGLPSLKSRDLPSFCLPSNPYEHALRLFKEQLDMLDLEDNPKILINSFDDLEKEALKEIDGKLKLIAVGPLIPSAFLDGKDPSDKYFGGDLFKTSKDYMEWMNTKPEGSIVYISFGSIIMLSKKEKEEMAHGLLESNRSFLWVIREKDSNMVKDEKAEDEEEEELSCMEELEQLGLIVPWCSQLEVLSHPSLGCFVTHCGWNSTLESIACGVPVVAFPQWTDQTTNAKLLEDVWGTGVRVTANEDGVVPGKEIKKCIEIVMGGDENGATMRRNAKRYKDLAREAVEENGSSYTNLKNFVEEVDQSMEDRIKDSNPNLSLL, from the coding sequence atgacAAAACTTATTAATCAAAATCAGCCTCATTTCCTCTTAGTCACCTTTCCAGCCCAAGGTCACATTAACCCGGCAATTCAGTTCGCAAAACGTCTCGTCCAATTAGGAGCCAATATAACCTTTGCCACCTCTATCTCTGCATACCGTAAGATGCGCAAAGCTGGCACGATTCCTGACGGTTTCAAATTTACGGTGTTTTCAGATGGTTTTGATGATGGTTTCAATCCGAAGATCCATGACCGGGCAGTGTTTATGACTCAGTTAAAGAGCCAGGGAACACGGATCCTGAAAGAAACAATTCTTTCTAGTGCCGAAAATGGGTCTCCTGTTACTTGCTTGGTTTACACTTTACTACTTCCTTGGGCCGCAGAGCTGGCTCGTGGCCTAAACGTTCCCACGGCACTTCTTTGGATTCAACCCGCTTctgtattacgagtatattactattatttcaACGGGTACAAAGAATTAATTGGCGACGATTGTAACGAACCCTCGTGGTCTGTTGAATTACCAGGGTTACCCTCACTCAAAAGCCGTGACCTTCCTTCCTTTTGTCTCCCTTCAAACCCATATGAGCATGCATTGCGTTTATTTAAAGAGCAACTAGATATGTTGGATTTGGAAGATAACccaaaaatacttataaatagCTTTGATGATTTGGAAAAAGAGGCGTTGAAAGAAATCGATGGCAAGCTAAAGTTGATCGCTGTAGGACCGTTGATTCCTTCGGCTTTCTTGGATGGAAAAGATCCATCTGACAAATATTTTGGGGGAGACTTGTTTAAAACATCAAAAGACTATATGGAGTGGATGAACACAAAGCCTGAAGGATCCATTGTTTACATATCTTTTGGTAGCATCATAATGTTGTCAAAGAAGGAAAAGGAGGAAATGGCTCATGGGCTATTGGAAAGCAATAGGTCTTTTTTGTGGGTTATTAGAGAAAAAGATAGCAACATGGTCAAAGACGAAAAGGCGGAAgacgaagaagaagaggaaCTAAGTTGTATGGAGGAATTGGAGCAATTAGGATTGATAGTTCCATGGTGCAGTCAACTAGAGGTGTTATCGCACCCGTCTTTAGGATGTTTTGTGACACATTGTGGTTGGAACTCGACGTTGGAGAGTATAGCCTGTGGGGTTCCTGTGGTTGCATTTCCTCAGTGGACGGATCAGACAACAAACGCAAAGCTTCTAGAAGACGTATGGGGAACAGGGGTGAGGGTTACCGCGAATGAAGACGGAGTTGTTCCTGGCAAGGAGATAAAGAAGTGCATAGAAATTGTGATGGGCGGTGATGAAAATGGGGCAACAATGAGAAGGAATGCCAAAAGGTATAAGGATTTAGCTAGAGAGGCCGTGGAAGAAAATGGATCTTCTTACACGAATCtaaagaattttgttgaagaaGTCGATCAATCGATGGAAGATCGAATAAAGGattcaaacccgaatttgagtCTACTATAG
- the LOC122605901 gene encoding UDP-glycosyltransferase 75C1-like: protein MTCHRKILIVAYPGQGHINPSLSLANSLVKMGVDVTFCTSVFIIKRIDKETIPHGLTFASFSDGHDNGKQPTTTMQQYTSDIATNGAVAVAEIMTSAAAASKPFDHLVYTTVLNWAARVANEQGVKSTLMWCQPATVMAIYYYYFNGYDGLISGNKNNITFPINLPGLPTFIMADLPSFFLLPNSEENDFLLELTKNHLDLLKVSPRLLVNTFDELEIESIKAMTKLEFVAIGPLTPTEFFYKPRADCIQWLNTKEQSSVVYVSFGTIASLSIDQLDEIAKGLLESGMPFLWVIRDSNQAEKLNKIEDLRKQGMIVDWCSQMEVLSHQAIGCFVMHGGWNSTLEALVAGVPLMVFPQWLDQETNGKMIEDVWKTGVRMRRRDRDGVVEGMEIVRCVKMVMGNEEMRRNAQKWRELSKKAVSHGGSSITNLQAFLAHA from the coding sequence ATGACATGCCACCGGAAAATCTTGATTGTCGCTTATCCAGGCCAAGGCCACATCAACCCATCCCTCAGCTTAGCCAACAGCCTTGTCAAAATGGGTGTCGATGTCACCTTTTGCACCAGTGTTTTCATAATAAAACGCATCGACAAAGAAACCATCCCTCATGGATTAACCTTTGCTTCATTCTCTGATGGCCACGACAATGGAAAACAACCAACTACCACCATGCAACAATATACTTCAGATATTGCAACCAATGGTGCTGTTGCAGTTGCAGAAATCATGACCTCTGCCGCGGCTGCAAGCAAACCTTTTGACCATTTAGTGTACACCACTGTCCTAAATTGGGCGGCTAGGGTGGCAAACGAACAAGGTGTCAAGTCCACTCTTATGTGGTGCCAACCAGCCACTGTCATGGCTATTTACTATTACTACTTCAATGGTTATGATGGCTTGATATCCGGTAACAAGAACAACATAACATTTCCAATCAATTTACCTGGCTTGCCAACATTCATCATGGCTGATTTGCCTTCCTTTTTCTTGCTGCCAAATTCAGAGGAAAATGACTTTCTTCTAGAACTCACGAAGAATCATCTTGATCTACTCAAAGTATCCCCAAGATTACTAGTTAACACTTTTGATGAATTGGAAATCGAGTCCATTAAAGCTATGACGAAACTTGAGTTTGTTGCAATTGGACCTTTAACCCCGACGGAATTCTTCTACAAACCAAGAGCTGATTGCATCCAATGGTTAAACACCAAGGAACAATCTTCTGTGGTGTATGTTTCATTTGGAACGATTGCGAGTTTATCTATTGATCAACTCGACGAGATAGCAAAAGGGTTACTCGAGAGTGGCATGCCATTTTTATGGGTGATACGAGATAGTAACCAAGCAGAAAAATTGAACAAGATAGAGGACTTGCGAAAACAAGGGATGATAGTGGATTGGTGTTCCCAGATGGAGGTATTGAGCCATCAAGCAATTGGTTGTTTTGTGATGCACGGTGGATGGAATTCGACACTAGAGGCTTTGGTTGCTGGTGTTCCTTTGATGGTATTTCCACAATGGTTGGATCAGGAGACGAATGGCAAAATGATTGAAGATGTGTGGAAAACAGGGGTTAGAATGAGAAGAAGGGACAGAGATGGAGTTGTAGAAGGGATGGAAATTGTGaggtgtgtgaaaatggtgatGGGAAATGAAGAGATGAGAAGAAATGCACAGAAATGGAGGGAGTTGTCTAAAAAAGCTGTTAGCCATGGTGGATCATCCATCACCAATCTCCAAGCTTTCTTGGCCCATGCTTGA
- the LOC122605498 gene encoding UDP-glycosyltransferase 75C1-like, with product MTSHRKILIVAYSGQGHINPALRFANRLINMGAHVTFCTSLAVVQRVDKETIPHGLTFAPFSDGHDNGKQPTTPLQKFILDFETNGTRAVADIIYATSQSQPFDYVVYTTVIPWAARVAYAHGIKSALLWCQSATVLDLYYYSFKEYQSLISSNNDNPTFPIELPGLPTLTINDMPSFLLSSNPKEHEFLVPILKDHIDVLEIGPTILVNSFDELEFESIRATKKLEFHPIGPLIPIEYLDGENTSKISMGMDFFDKPEGEYMEWLNTKPKSSVVFVSFGTIATFSMDQLEEIANGLLEIGRPFLWVIRDDEKARRLSKIDELEKQGMIVGWCSQVVVLSHQAIGCFVMHGGWNSTLESLVAAVPTVVFPQWSDQGNDAKMIQDVWKTGVKVRVREGDGVLEGKEITRSVEMVMGNEEMKRNGEKWSNLGRKALDNGGSSTINLQAFLDNA from the coding sequence ATGACAAGCCATCGGAAAATCCTGATTGTTGCCTATTCCGGGCAAGGCCACATAAACCCAGCCCTCCGGTTCGCCAACCGCCTCATCAACATGGGTGCCCATGTCACCTTCTGCACCAGTCTTGCCGTCGTTCAACGCGTCGACAAAGAAACAATCCCTCATGGCCTAACATTCGCTCCATTCTCTGATGGTCATGACAACGGGAAACAACCAACTACTCCTTTGCAAAAATTCATATTAGATTTTGAAACAAATGGTACTCGTGCCGTTGCAGATATCATCTATGCAACATCACAAAGTCAACCATTTGACTATGTGGTCTATACAACTGTGATACCGTGGGCAGCACGTGTAGCTTATGCCCACGGTATCAAATCTGCTCTCTTGTGGTGCCAATCAGCTACAGTTTTGGATCTTTACTACTACTCTTTTAAAGAATATCAAAGTTTGATATCTAGCAACAATGACAACCCGACGTTTCCCATAGAGTTACCTGGATTGCCAACCCTGACCATCAATGATATGCCGTCCTTTTTGTTGTCGTCGAACCCAAAGGAACACGAGTTTCTAGTACCAATATTGAAAGATCATATTGATGTACTCGAAATAGGTCCAACAATACTTGTTAATAGTTTTGATGAACTAGAATTTGAGTCCATCAGAGCAACTAAGAAATTGGAGTTCCATCCAATTGGACCGTTAATCCCAATTGAATATTTGGATGGAGAAAACACATCGAAAATTTCCATGGGAATGGATTTCTTTGACAAGCCAGAGGGTGAATACATGGAATGGTTAAACACAAAACCGAAGTCGTCTGTTGTGTTCGTTTCTTTTGGAACAATAGCGACTTTTTCCATGGACCAACTAGAGGAGATAGCCAATGGGTTACTGGAAATTGGGCGACCGTTTTTATGGGTAATAAGAGATGATGAAAAGGCACGAAGATTGAGCAAGATAGATGAATTGGAGAAACAAGGGATGATAGTGGGATGGTGTTCTCAAGTGGTGGTATTGAGCCACCAAGCAATTGGGTGTTTCGTGATGCACGGTGGGTGGAATTCTACGTTGGAGTCATTGGTGGCTGCGGTTCCTACAGTCGTGTTTCCACAATGGTCGGATCAAGGAAACGATGCAAAGATGATTCAAGACGTGTGGAAAACAGGGGTTAAGGTGAGAGTGAGGGAAGGAGATGGAGTGTTGGAAGGGAAGGAGATTACGAGGAGTGTCGAAATGGTGATGGGAAATGAAGAGATGAAGAGAAATGGCGAGAAATGGAGTAACTTGGGAAGGAAAGCTCTCGACAATGGTGGATCGTCCACCATTAACCTTCAAGCTTTCCTGGACAATGCTTGA